GACGGCGCGTGCGGCCAGTTGCTCGCGCTCGTCCTCGGTCAGGCTCGCGGGAGGAGCGAACAGGACGACGTCGTCCGACCACTGGCGCACGATCTGCGCGTAGCGGACCGCTTCCTGCGACCAGCCGAGCACGCCGAACGCCTGACCTCGGACCTCGTAGCCGTGGCAGTACGGACAATGCAGGACGTCGCGGGCCCAGCGCTCGCGCAGCCCTTCGACGTCCGGCAGTTCGTCGCGCAGGCCGGTCGCGACCAGGACACGGCGCGCGCGGACGGTGACACCGTCGCTCAGTTCGATCTCGAACCCCGCGCCGGTCCGCCGCGCGCTCGCCACTTGTCCGTCGACGACGTCTCCGCCGTAGTCCTTGACCTCCCGCCGGCCTTCGGCCAGCAGTTCGCCTGGCGGTGTCCCGTCGCGGGACAGGAATCCGTGCATATGTGTCGCCGGCGCGTTCCGAGGCGCTCCGGCGTCCACCACGAGCACGTGGCGCCGGGCCCGGGAGAGGACCAGCGCCGCGGACAGTCCGGCGGCTCCGCCGCCGATCACCACTGCGTCGTATCGATTCATGTCCACCAGGGTGCGGGGAGGT
The window above is part of the Sphaerisporangium rubeum genome. Proteins encoded here:
- a CDS encoding NAD(P)/FAD-dependent oxidoreductase, which produces MNRYDAVVIGGGAAGLSAALVLSRARRHVLVVDAGAPRNAPATHMHGFLSRDGTPPGELLAEGRREVKDYGGDVVDGQVASARRTGAGFEIELSDGVTVRARRVLVATGLRDELPDVEGLRERWARDVLHCPYCHGYEVRGQAFGVLGWSQEAVRYAQIVRQWSDDVVLFAPPASLTEDEREQLAARAVGVVEGHVARVVVEDDTLRGVALTDGRIVGRDVVFVPPRFAPDNSLFLTLGCDIDATGWVVTDATGRTTVPGVWAAGNVRNPRAQVITAAGEGSAAAVAVNADLVDEDVHDAVRAHRDEH